In Reinekea thalattae, a genomic segment contains:
- a CDS encoding TRAP transporter large permease, translating into MDISVGFWLLCLFLFMTAISVPIAIAIAMSSLVIMFTILPFDVAMMTAAQKLVTGVDSFSLLAIPFFIFAGNIMNRGGIAARLINFAKLIVGRLPGSLAQVNILSNMMFGAVSGSAVAAAAAVGKTLAPEYEKEGYDKSFTTAVNAASCPAGLLIPPSNSLIVFSVVSGGTSVAALFIAGYVPGLLMGLSCMILAHFIAKKKGYGTQHGHKVTLKQALKITWQAIPSLGLIFVVIGGIIGGVFTATEGACIAVLYALILSLIYRSIKRADFKTILIETTEITGIMLFLIGASTIMSWAMAFTGLPTMISDWMLSISDNPVIILIMMNVILLIVGMFMDLTPALLIFTPIFMPIATELGMHEIHFAIMVIFNLCIGIATPPVGTALFVGCSVSGAKIENVIRSILPFCAVLMITLLLITFIPEISLALPRLFGLIH; encoded by the coding sequence ATGGATATTTCAGTTGGATTTTGGCTTTTATGCCTATTTTTATTTATGACCGCTATCAGCGTGCCTATCGCCATTGCGATTGCCATGTCGTCGTTGGTTATTATGTTCACCATTTTACCTTTCGACGTTGCCATGATGACGGCAGCCCAAAAACTGGTAACAGGTGTCGACAGTTTTAGTTTACTTGCCATTCCATTTTTTATTTTTGCCGGCAATATTATGAACCGAGGTGGCATTGCCGCTCGGTTAATTAACTTTGCAAAATTAATAGTCGGCCGACTCCCAGGCTCATTGGCTCAGGTTAATATTTTATCGAACATGATGTTTGGTGCGGTATCTGGTTCGGCTGTTGCTGCAGCTGCCGCCGTAGGTAAAACACTTGCGCCGGAATATGAAAAAGAAGGCTACGATAAATCCTTTACTACTGCGGTTAACGCGGCCTCTTGTCCTGCCGGCTTGTTAATTCCACCGAGCAATTCATTAATTGTTTTTTCGGTTGTCAGTGGCGGAACATCGGTTGCTGCGCTGTTTATCGCCGGTTACGTACCGGGCTTATTAATGGGTTTAAGCTGCATGATCTTGGCGCATTTTATTGCCAAGAAAAAAGGCTATGGTACTCAACACGGTCATAAGGTGACGCTAAAGCAAGCCCTTAAAATTACCTGGCAAGCAATACCTAGCTTGGGTTTAATTTTTGTTGTCATCGGCGGCATCATTGGTGGTGTTTTTACGGCGACCGAAGGTGCCTGTATTGCGGTGTTATATGCGTTAATTTTATCGCTGATTTACCGCTCTATTAAACGTGCAGACTTTAAAACGATCTTAATAGAAACAACAGAGATCACCGGCATTATGCTGTTCTTAATTGGCGCGTCGACCATTATGTCTTGGGCCATGGCCTTTACCGGTTTGCCAACCATGATCAGCGATTGGATGCTGTCTATCTCTGACAATCCAGTCATCATTCTTATTATGATGAATGTCATTCTACTGATCGTCGGTATGTTTATGGATTTAACGCCAGCACTGTTGATCTTCACGCCGATCTTTATGCCGATTGCCACCGAATTGGGTATGCACGAAATTCACTTTGCGATTATGGTGATCTTCAACCTCTGTATTGGTATTGCCACACCGCCGGTTGGAACAGCATTGTTTGTAGGTTGCAGTGTCAGCGGGGCAAAGATCGAAAATGTCATCCGTTCAATCCTGCCGTTCTGCGCAGTCTTGATGATTACCCTGTTGCTGATTACCTTTATTCCAGAAATCAGCTTGGCATTGCCACGTCTGTTTGGTCTTATCCACTAA